One part of the Mariniblastus fucicola genome encodes these proteins:
- a CDS encoding DNA translocase FtsK, producing MSSDERVIRNDIMAVGLMALTVFLLAAIFTYDTADPVASQAGWLNGIFQADQTVYPENKTCQNLCGVLGAWTAEVLFSVLGVGVYLLITGLVALEVAMFQRSEVANPWVKIFGWGIAMICLCSLASTLLPGNLVGPLIGAGGYVGALGSGLVGANIGTTGTLIMFTAAGIAGMMMWTEYLVFRAGRLVFAPAIVAATSVLPFGLLYGFVNWFNGAADEEEKFEDEEYDEEVAEEGEDEEGPHTIRFRRRDMETTDGADEEVADEEEDLEDDESWEEAESEVEAGDEEDVDDEFEDIEEPAAELNIGDNQKTQVPALEPGTHVAAKKSSLIPRPHFRLPKRKQATPPKKLSAEVDQGNASTAVAPKPEPPAKPPSERDLVISQLNAAAEAESHREFHLPPIEMLERGVAIPLEKQRTEALRRARILEQTCEQFGYKIKVVEIESGPVISQYEIDLEPGLRLQKIVNLADDLAVAMRVPSVRIVAPIPGKNSVGVEVPNETRKTVHMREVMEQCSKQIKKMKIPLFLGSDAVGAPLIADLAKLPHLLIAGRTGTGKSVCLNAIICSILMTRTPDEVRMLMIDPKMVEMSGYGSLPHLMHPVVTDMRKAEAILAWAVDKMEERYKLLARAGVRHVTSYNELSEEEIFARIKPEEDEKANIPRNLPFIVIVADEMADLMMTSGKEVEQHIIRLAQKSRAVGIHLILATQKPTVDVITGLIKSNLPARISFQVASKTDSRVVLDAMGADKLLGLGDMLFLWPGTSNLLRGQGTFLSDGEIDKITAAVSTEEQNFVDELMNIKVKKEGEDEEDGATGFNANKDELYEKAIDVVVDTQRGSLSMLQRALGIGYGRAARLVDFMAEDGYVGPYNGSKSREVLLTAAAWAAMKSGGGATIEGTSTPNASAPAPADSTPQPKTPAARPTPAKRTPAKPPAEAAKPEVDTKVSLAEGILQDILSEADAEEKKVVPKPLKPLKPLPKESSRSVSLSASVSPALADPQEDLDEELEKDVDVDGELESYMSDEDGEAFADADYEDGEGEESDAEDEFEDDEEYEEDVVDDDDEEYEYVDEEYDEEDYEDVE from the coding sequence ATGTCTTCTGACGAACGAGTTATTCGCAACGATATCATGGCCGTCGGTTTGATGGCCCTGACCGTCTTCCTGCTCGCAGCCATCTTTACTTACGACACGGCCGATCCGGTCGCCTCGCAAGCCGGTTGGCTGAACGGAATTTTCCAGGCGGACCAAACAGTCTATCCAGAAAACAAAACCTGCCAAAATCTGTGCGGCGTTCTCGGCGCATGGACAGCCGAAGTTCTGTTCAGCGTGCTTGGCGTCGGCGTCTATCTGCTGATCACGGGACTGGTTGCGCTTGAAGTCGCCATGTTTCAACGCAGCGAAGTCGCCAATCCGTGGGTCAAGATCTTCGGTTGGGGCATCGCCATGATCTGTCTGTGCTCGCTCGCCTCAACGTTGTTACCGGGCAACCTGGTCGGACCGCTGATTGGAGCTGGCGGCTACGTCGGCGCTCTCGGATCCGGTTTGGTCGGCGCGAACATTGGAACGACCGGTACGCTGATCATGTTCACGGCGGCCGGAATCGCTGGCATGATGATGTGGACCGAATACCTGGTTTTCCGCGCGGGACGATTGGTCTTCGCTCCCGCGATCGTTGCGGCGACATCGGTCCTGCCATTTGGCTTGCTGTACGGATTCGTGAACTGGTTCAACGGGGCGGCTGACGAAGAGGAGAAGTTCGAAGACGAAGAATACGATGAAGAGGTTGCCGAAGAAGGCGAAGACGAAGAAGGCCCTCACACGATCCGCTTCCGTCGCCGTGATATGGAAACGACCGATGGGGCAGACGAGGAAGTCGCTGACGAAGAGGAAGATCTCGAAGACGACGAGAGCTGGGAAGAAGCCGAATCCGAAGTTGAAGCGGGTGACGAAGAAGATGTCGACGACGAATTCGAAGACATCGAAGAACCGGCTGCTGAGCTGAACATTGGAGACAATCAGAAGACTCAGGTTCCAGCGCTCGAGCCCGGGACTCATGTGGCAGCCAAGAAGTCCAGTCTGATTCCACGTCCACATTTCCGGTTGCCAAAACGCAAACAGGCGACTCCACCGAAGAAGCTTTCAGCGGAAGTCGATCAGGGCAATGCTTCTACGGCTGTCGCGCCGAAGCCTGAACCGCCGGCGAAACCGCCAAGTGAACGAGACCTCGTCATTAGCCAACTCAATGCTGCGGCAGAAGCCGAGAGCCATCGTGAGTTCCACTTGCCGCCAATCGAAATGCTGGAACGTGGCGTCGCGATTCCGCTCGAGAAGCAGCGTACCGAAGCGCTGCGGCGAGCGAGGATTTTGGAGCAAACCTGTGAGCAGTTTGGCTACAAAATCAAAGTCGTTGAAATCGAAAGCGGTCCGGTAATCTCGCAGTACGAGATCGATCTTGAGCCCGGTTTGCGATTGCAGAAAATTGTCAATCTTGCAGACGATCTGGCCGTCGCAATGCGCGTGCCCAGCGTTCGCATCGTGGCGCCGATCCCTGGCAAAAACAGTGTCGGCGTCGAAGTTCCCAATGAGACGCGCAAGACCGTTCACATGCGTGAGGTCATGGAGCAGTGCAGTAAGCAGATCAAGAAAATGAAGATCCCGCTGTTCCTCGGTTCTGACGCAGTGGGAGCACCACTGATCGCTGACCTCGCGAAACTGCCTCACCTGTTGATCGCGGGTCGAACCGGTACGGGTAAGTCTGTTTGTCTCAATGCGATCATTTGTTCGATCCTGATGACGCGAACTCCGGACGAAGTTCGAATGCTGATGATCGACCCGAAGATGGTTGAGATGAGCGGCTATGGAAGTCTGCCGCATCTGATGCATCCAGTTGTTACCGACATGCGAAAAGCGGAAGCGATTCTTGCCTGGGCTGTCGACAAGATGGAAGAACGCTACAAGTTGTTGGCTCGAGCCGGAGTCCGACACGTGACGTCGTACAACGAGCTTAGCGAAGAGGAAATCTTTGCTCGGATTAAACCTGAGGAAGACGAAAAAGCAAACATCCCTCGCAACTTGCCTTTCATCGTAATCGTCGCCGACGAAATGGCGGACTTGATGATGACGTCAGGCAAAGAGGTTGAGCAACACATCATTCGACTGGCTCAGAAAAGCCGCGCGGTCGGGATTCACTTGATCCTCGCGACGCAGAAACCAACCGTGGACGTGATCACCGGTTTGATTAAATCCAACTTGCCGGCTCGAATTTCGTTCCAGGTTGCCAGCAAGACGGATAGCCGTGTTGTCCTTGATGCGATGGGCGCCGACAAACTGCTTGGGCTGGGTGACATGCTGTTTTTGTGGCCAGGAACCAGCAACCTGCTGCGTGGGCAAGGCACGTTCCTCAGCGATGGCGAGATCGACAAGATCACCGCCGCGGTCAGCACCGAAGAGCAGAACTTTGTTGACGAATTGATGAATATCAAAGTCAAGAAAGAAGGCGAAGACGAAGAAGATGGTGCGACTGGTTTCAATGCGAACAAAGACGAACTGTATGAGAAAGCGATCGATGTGGTCGTCGATACACAACGGGGAAGTTTGTCCATGTTGCAACGTGCCCTCGGCATCGGTTACGGCCGCGCCGCACGGTTGGTCGATTTCATGGCGGAAGACGGTTACGTGGGGCCGTACAACGGTTCGAAGTCCCGCGAAGTACTACTCACCGCTGCAGCCTGGGCGGCGATGAAGTCGGGTGGCGGAGCGACGATCGAAGGAACTTCCACGCCAAACGCGAGCGCTCCTGCTCCGGCTGATTCGACGCCCCAACCGAAAACTCCGGCTGCTCGTCCGACGCCAGCAAAGCGGACTCCTGCGAAACCGCCGGCGGAGGCCGCGAAACCAGAAGTGGATACGAAAGTCAGTTTGGCGGAGGGAATCTTGCAGGACATCCTCAGTGAAGCCGACGCGGAAGAAAAGAAGGTGGTGCCGAAGCCTTTGAAACCACTGAAGCCGTTGCCGAAAGAGAGTTCGCGTAGCGTTTCACTTTCCGCATCAGTCTCCCCTGCCCTTGCCGACCCTCAGGAAGATCTTGATGAGGAACTCGAAAAAGATGTCGATGTCGACGGCGAGCTGGAGTCATATATGTCAGATGAGGACGGCGAAGCGTTCGCGGACGCTGACTACGAAGACGGAGAGGGCGAAGAAAGCGACGCTGAAGATGAATTCGAGGACGACGAGGAGTACGAAGAAGACGTCGTGGATGATGACGACGAGGAGTACGAGTACGTCGATGAAGAATACGACGAAGAAGACTACGAAGACGTCGAGTAG